Proteins found in one Methanospirillum hungatei JF-1 genomic segment:
- a CDS encoding IS1182-like element ISMhu2 family transposase, with amino-acid sequence MSHRYNMIRGYGNEQQFLLPVNAMDWLSENDITYGILEILSILDISPFINKYRDDGRGSAFFDPRSMLGIIIYSMIRGEKSSRKIEMCCHYDIGYRIVANNLTPDHTTIYRFKKNNSKEIKSLFKQLSQIIVESGIARIGVLALDGSKFGCNASLSANKKLKYLEAELGRLFDESQEIDELENDDINIQDMEINRLPEHLSTKEKRKEVLNRAKEKLIERHDIESKKQEEKILDREKEELESGKKKRGRKPLEPKKEPSSDSKVNLTDPESQIMSTTNGWIQGYNGQIIVSENQFILAAMISDEQNDKKLLIPMLNELEDLFTGIHPSISPNILLSDAGYFSYPNSLAELDYGIQLIIPPSKERKIPEYSDNDGYISRMEMICRAICMGEIITFPELQSIGTFVWQSFMNREKQATTQEICKRVMEVRVKSPTGRELYRKRKYMVEPVFGNMKHNMRFRSFSQKGKENCEGEFFLAALVHNIKKLIRFEGIVKIKEFATNIIKPSRGSGFSYIFANTVCKVGIDTCRFIHPLVYFG; translated from the coding sequence ATGTCTCATCGCTATAACATGATTAGAGGATATGGTAATGAACAACAATTTTTACTCCCTGTCAATGCGATGGACTGGCTATCTGAAAATGATATTACTTATGGCATATTAGAAATTCTTTCGATTCTCGATATTAGTCCATTTATTAATAAATATCGTGACGATGGTCGCGGTTCTGCCTTTTTTGATCCTCGTTCAATGCTTGGAATAATAATTTATTCAATGATTCGTGGAGAAAAATCTAGCAGAAAAATTGAGATGTGCTGCCATTATGATATTGGATATCGGATTGTCGCCAATAATCTTACACCTGACCATACAACGATCTATCGTTTCAAGAAGAATAATTCAAAAGAAATCAAATCCCTTTTTAAACAATTATCTCAAATTATCGTAGAATCCGGGATAGCAAGAATCGGTGTCCTAGCCCTCGATGGATCAAAATTTGGCTGTAATGCCTCTTTATCAGCCAATAAAAAATTAAAATACCTTGAAGCAGAGCTAGGTCGGCTTTTTGATGAATCACAGGAAATTGATGAGTTAGAAAACGATGATATAAATATTCAGGATATGGAGATTAACCGACTACCTGAGCATCTTTCAACAAAAGAAAAACGAAAGGAAGTTCTTAATCGGGCTAAAGAGAAATTAATTGAACGACATGATATCGAATCTAAAAAACAAGAAGAAAAGATTCTGGACCGCGAAAAAGAAGAATTAGAATCGGGTAAAAAGAAACGAGGTAGAAAGCCTTTAGAGCCTAAAAAAGAGCCATCTTCAGATTCAAAAGTAAATCTCACTGATCCTGAAAGTCAGATAATGTCAACCACCAATGGCTGGATTCAAGGGTATAATGGGCAGATTATCGTTTCTGAAAATCAATTTATCCTCGCTGCAATGATATCAGATGAGCAAAACGATAAAAAATTATTAATACCTATGCTAAATGAACTCGAAGACCTTTTTACGGGTATTCATCCATCAATTTCGCCTAATATACTACTATCTGATGCAGGTTATTTCTCATACCCGAATTCTTTAGCAGAATTGGATTATGGCATTCAACTCATCATCCCTCCTTCTAAAGAAAGAAAAATTCCAGAATATTCAGATAATGATGGGTATATCTCACGAATGGAAATGATATGTCGGGCGATTTGTATGGGAGAAATAATCACATTTCCGGAATTGCAAAGTATCGGGACGTTTGTTTGGCAATCTTTTATGAACAGAGAGAAACAAGCAACAACTCAGGAAATTTGTAAACGAGTTATGGAAGTACGTGTGAAATCCCCCACTGGTAGAGAGTTATATCGAAAACGAAAATACATGGTCGAACCAGTTTTTGGTAATATGAAACATAATATGAGGTTTAGGAGTTTCTCTCAAAAAGGGAAAGAGAATTGCGAGGGAGAATTCTTTTTAGCTGCATTAGTGCATAATATAAAAAAACTTATCAGATTTGAGGGTATAGTTAAAATTAAAGAATTTGCTACGAATATTATAAAACCGTCAAGAGGTTCAGGTTTTTCCTATATTTTTGCAAACACAGTATGTAAAGTGGGAATTGATACATGCAGGTTCATACATCCATTAGTCTATTTTGGTTGA
- a CDS encoding OBG GTPase family GTP-binding protein: MAGIEDQIKEIEDEIQNTVYNKATSKHIGRLKAKLAKMKEEAVNRAMKAGGGGEGYAVKKSGDATVVLVGFPSTGKSTLLNVLTGTQSETGAYAFTTLTVVPGALEHKGAKIQLLDIPGLIAGAAMGKGRGKEVIAVVRNADMIVLLVDVFNEKHVDVLFRELYDAGIRVNVPKPDITIKKTSRGGVRLNAVGTLDLDIEEVRSILTENRIASADILIRGNATQDDLIDAIMGSRVYIPAIIAVNKVDLIDEKDRKKIEEDLTERFGQKPIMISAATGYHMEELKDAIYNALGFIRIFLKPQAGPADMDEPLIMRTGSKIEDVCRKLHRDFVDKFRYARVWGTSVKHEAQRVGIAHNLADEDILQIIIER; this comes from the coding sequence ATGGCTGGTATTGAGGATCAAATCAAGGAGATAGAGGACGAGATCCAGAATACCGTTTATAACAAGGCTACCTCAAAGCATATCGGGCGGCTCAAAGCAAAACTCGCCAAAATGAAAGAGGAAGCCGTAAACCGGGCGATGAAAGCCGGTGGCGGTGGAGAAGGCTATGCCGTTAAAAAATCCGGCGATGCAACGGTGGTTCTTGTCGGTTTTCCTTCTACTGGTAAATCCACGCTCCTGAATGTGCTCACAGGTACTCAAAGTGAAACCGGAGCGTATGCATTCACCACCCTGACAGTGGTTCCCGGCGCTCTTGAACATAAAGGCGCAAAAATTCAGCTCCTTGATATCCCCGGACTTATCGCCGGTGCCGCGATGGGAAAAGGCCGGGGGAAGGAAGTCATTGCCGTTGTCAGAAATGCAGATATGATCGTCCTTCTTGTCGATGTTTTTAATGAAAAACACGTGGACGTCCTGTTCCGTGAATTATACGACGCAGGTATCAGGGTCAATGTTCCAAAACCTGATATTACTATAAAAAAGACCTCACGGGGAGGGGTCAGATTAAATGCGGTTGGAACCTTGGATCTGGATATCGAAGAAGTCCGGTCCATTTTGACTGAGAACCGTATCGCAAGTGCAGATATTCTTATCAGAGGAAATGCTACCCAGGATGACCTGATTGATGCAATCATGGGGAGCAGAGTATACATCCCGGCGATCATCGCTGTCAATAAGGTTGACCTTATCGATGAAAAGGACCGGAAGAAGATCGAAGAAGATCTTACCGAGCGGTTTGGACAAAAACCAATCATGATATCTGCAGCAACCGGCTACCACATGGAAGAATTAAAGGATGCAATATACAATGCACTTGGATTTATCAGGATATTCCTCAAGCCCCAGGCAGGACCTGCAGATATGGATGAACCACTCATCATGAGAACCGGTTCAAAAATTGAAGACGTCTGTCGGAAATTGCATCGTGACTTTGTTGATAAATTCAGATATGCACGTGTCTGGGGCACATCTGTCAAACATGAAGCACAGCGGGTAGGTATTGCCCATAACCTTGCAGATGAGGATATTCTGCAGATCATCATCGAACGATAA
- a CDS encoding NAD(P)H-dependent oxidoreductase gives MADTSDNQTPGTNKIPWKCTVCGFLFTGEKPPKGCPHCHSPSGEFIPVHDKPVTCPVEDFDVLIINGSSHRAGNTGVMADIAEEVLKERNISYRRFNLNEYTIDNCWCCYAVRAQSCDYPCRNNDDDMHVFHELLAKTKAVIIASPINWNNMSARLKTFLDRTTCMQNLYHLQKPGLTQGKVVGILVCGHEDGGITTAMNIFLNFQQLGYILAPFGIAYRTHGAEYSSNEDREFFSTDEMLRTHTRGVVNNVIEMIDLNIESQIKDRIIPVSE, from the coding sequence ATGGCTGATACATCAGATAACCAGACACCGGGAACCAATAAAATACCCTGGAAATGCACCGTTTGTGGGTTTCTGTTCACCGGAGAGAAACCCCCGAAAGGCTGCCCTCATTGTCATAGTCCGAGTGGTGAGTTCATACCGGTGCATGACAAGCCGGTTACCTGTCCGGTTGAGGATTTTGACGTCCTCATCATCAATGGAAGTTCTCACCGAGCTGGGAATACCGGGGTAATGGCCGATATTGCGGAAGAGGTCCTGAAGGAACGAAATATCTCATACCGGCGGTTTAACCTGAATGAATATACTATCGATAATTGCTGGTGCTGCTATGCGGTCAGGGCCCAGTCATGTGACTACCCCTGTCGGAATAATGATGATGACATGCATGTATTTCATGAGTTGCTGGCCAAGACAAAAGCGGTGATAATTGCTTCACCTATTAACTGGAACAACATGTCTGCCAGGCTGAAGACATTCCTGGACCGGACAACCTGTATGCAGAACCTCTATCATCTGCAAAAACCGGGTCTGACACAGGGGAAAGTAGTCGGGATTCTGGTCTGTGGTCATGAGGACGGAGGGATTACCACTGCCATGAATATCTTTCTGAACTTTCAGCAGCTCGGGTATATTCTGGCTCCCTTTGGGATTGCATACCGAACCCACGGGGCAGAATACTCCAGCAATGAGGATAGGGAGTTTTTCAGTACCGATGAGATGCTTCGGACCCATACCAGGGGTGTTGTCAATAATGTGATAGAGATGATTGATCTGAATATTGAAAGTCAGATAAAAGATAGGATAATTCCGGTTTCGGAATGA